The Hymenobacter sp. 5317J-9 genome has a window encoding:
- the coaD gene encoding pantetheine-phosphate adenylyltransferase: protein MPRIAIFPGSFDPFTNGHLDVVQRGVQLFDEVIVAIGTNSSKQRYLPVEQMVGLIAGVFEHEPRVSVRTFKGLTAEFARETGARYLLRGLRNSPDFEYEKPIAYGNQHVNPDLETVFLLTSPALGAVSSTIIRDIHRFGGNVDAFLPYPMPPLGS from the coding sequence ATGCCCCGCATCGCCATTTTCCCCGGCTCCTTCGACCCCTTCACCAACGGGCACCTCGACGTGGTGCAGCGCGGCGTACAGCTTTTCGACGAGGTGATAGTGGCCATTGGCACCAACAGCAGCAAGCAGCGCTACCTGCCCGTGGAGCAGATGGTGGGCCTCATCGCGGGGGTGTTCGAGCACGAGCCCCGCGTCTCGGTGCGCACGTTCAAGGGTCTCACCGCAGAATTTGCCCGCGAGACGGGTGCCCGCTACCTGCTGCGCGGCCTGCGCAACAGCCCCGATTTCGAATACGAAAAGCCCATTGCCTACGGCAATCAGCACGTCAATCCCGACCTGGAAACCGTGTTTTTGCTCACCTCACCCGCCCTGGGAGCGGTGAGCAGCACCATCATCCGCGACATTCACCGCTTCGGGGGCAATGTGGATGCGTTTCTGCCTTACCCCATGCCACCGCTCGGCAGCTAA
- a CDS encoding NUDIX hydrolase → MFDSTPSSPDALLAAYAGRVRVRAGGLLLRDGALLLAGHRGLLPHGAPFWSPPGGGWQFGESLKAALVREFHEETGLTVQVGRFLHLHEFSTDKLQALELFFEVLADGAAQPQLGHDPEHATDQQLLVDLAWLTPRQLLQLPPAQVHPVLQHILSTDDVFVPQVRFV, encoded by the coding sequence ATGTTCGATTCTACTCCCTCCTCCCCCGATGCCCTGCTGGCCGCCTATGCGGGCCGCGTGCGGGTGCGAGCAGGTGGGCTGCTGCTCCGCGACGGGGCCCTGCTGCTGGCGGGCCACCGGGGCCTGCTGCCCCACGGCGCCCCCTTCTGGTCGCCGCCCGGCGGTGGCTGGCAGTTTGGTGAAAGCCTGAAGGCGGCGCTCGTCCGCGAGTTTCACGAAGAAACCGGCCTTACGGTGCAGGTAGGCCGGTTTTTGCACCTGCACGAATTCAGCACCGACAAGCTGCAGGCGCTGGAGCTGTTTTTTGAAGTGCTGGCCGACGGCGCGGCCCAGCCCCAGCTCGGCCACGACCCCGAGCACGCCACCGACCAGCAATTGCTCGTCGACCTGGCCTGGCTCACGCCGCGGCAGCTGCTGCAATTGCCCCCGGCCCAGGTGCACCCCGTGCTGCAGCACATTCTCAGCACCGACGACGTGTTTGTGCCGCAAGTGCGCTTCGTGTGA
- a CDS encoding DUF3822 family protein translates to MPASVSSASSASAATSGALLRLRDETFDPANLGAYNLYSMASPTRLQLAAVDVERHKFVLLEEHALAAGGLEALAVQHDCLGQRGWNAVRLAVTGRGFTLLPAPLFRPGDEEAALRLHHAPSPAETVRHTTHPGLELVNVFAADARQADWLAATHGASGRLLHHTSTLLAGLVHQRGAAAPRRLYLNPGPQELTLVVLGQHLEYCNVFSCTTAEDVVYYTILVMQELHLDPDQDEVTVWGELMPDSAIFSLLRTYVRNVRFGPRPGNVQYSYRLNDVFEYRYFDLFSLHFC, encoded by the coding sequence GTGCCTGCCTCCGTTTCTTCTGCTTCTTCCGCTTCGGCGGCCACGTCCGGCGCCCTGCTGCGCCTGCGCGACGAAACCTTCGACCCCGCCAACCTGGGGGCCTATAACCTCTACTCGATGGCCAGCCCCACGCGCCTGCAGCTGGCCGCCGTCGACGTGGAGCGGCACAAGTTTGTGCTGCTGGAAGAGCATGCGCTGGCCGCCGGCGGGCTGGAGGCGCTGGCCGTGCAGCACGACTGCCTGGGCCAGCGCGGCTGGAATGCCGTGCGCCTCGCCGTCACGGGCCGCGGCTTCACCCTGCTGCCCGCGCCCCTGTTCCGGCCCGGCGACGAAGAAGCGGCCCTGCGCCTGCACCATGCCCCCTCCCCCGCCGAAACCGTGCGCCACACCACCCACCCGGGCCTGGAGCTGGTGAACGTGTTTGCGGCCGACGCGCGCCAGGCCGACTGGCTGGCGGCCACGCACGGCGCCAGCGGCCGCCTGCTGCACCACACCAGCACCCTGCTGGCCGGCCTGGTGCACCAGCGCGGGGCCGCGGCTCCGCGCCGCCTCTACCTCAACCCCGGCCCCCAGGAACTGACGCTGGTGGTGCTGGGCCAGCACCTGGAATATTGCAATGTGTTTTCCTGCACCACGGCCGAGGACGTGGTGTACTACACCATCCTCGTGATGCAGGAGCTGCACCTCGACCCCGACCAGGACGAGGTAACCGTGTGGGGCGAGCTCATGCCCGACTCGGCTATTTTCAGTCTGCTGCGCACCTATGTGCGCAACGTACGCTTCGGCCCGCGCCCCGGCAACGTGCAGTACAGCTACCGCCTCAACGATGTGTTCGAGTACCGGTATTTCGACCTGTTCAGCCTGCATTTTTGCTGA
- a CDS encoding DUF4126 domain-containing protein → MEHVSAMQYGVALALGVGLAACSGFRVFVPLLAASLAYHTGYLTPAAGFAWLGSWAALLTLAVATLAEIAGYYIPVVDHLLDTLTTPASFVAGTILMTSALPHLDPTLRWTLGVLVGGGTAGLVQTGTALLRGASTATTGGLANPVLATVENTVAVGGVVLTLLLPLLAAGLVVVLVGVILSRLRRWRQRRHTT, encoded by the coding sequence ATGGAACACGTTTCGGCAATGCAGTATGGGGTGGCCCTGGCGCTGGGAGTGGGCCTGGCGGCGTGTAGCGGCTTTCGGGTATTTGTGCCGCTGCTAGCGGCCAGCCTGGCGTATCACACGGGCTACCTCACGCCTGCGGCGGGGTTTGCGTGGTTGGGGAGTTGGGCGGCCCTGCTCACGCTGGCCGTGGCCACGCTAGCCGAAATAGCCGGTTATTACATTCCGGTGGTCGACCACTTGCTCGACACCCTCACCACCCCAGCGTCGTTCGTGGCCGGTACCATCCTCATGACTTCTGCCCTGCCCCACCTCGACCCCACCCTGCGCTGGACGCTGGGCGTGCTGGTGGGAGGCGGCACGGCGGGCCTGGTGCAAACCGGCACCGCCCTACTGCGCGGCGCCTCCACCGCCACCACGGGCGGCCTGGCCAATCCCGTGCTGGCCACCGTGGAAAACACCGTGGCCGTGGGTGGAGTGGTGCTTACGCTGCTGCTGCCACTGCTGGCCGCGGGGCTGGTGGTGGTGCTCGTCGGCGTCATTCTGAGCCGGCTGCGGCGCTGGCGTCAGCGCCGCCACACCACCTAG
- a CDS encoding PaaI family thioesterase, giving the protein MSLNPFEPTTAAPDLEARIRRKLTRQRFMHLIGADLTVITPGRVEAELILGEQHQQQRGFAHGGLIATMADLVAGFAGVTLIPDDHSLVTSDLKISYLHPGVGQKLKAIGWVLKAGRRLQFCEAEVWCDDLLIAKASGTMVVIEPQS; this is encoded by the coding sequence GTGTCCCTCAATCCTTTCGAACCTACTACTGCCGCCCCCGACCTCGAAGCCCGCATCCGTCGCAAACTCACGCGCCAGCGCTTCATGCACCTCATCGGGGCCGACTTGACGGTGATAACCCCGGGCCGGGTAGAGGCCGAACTCATCTTGGGCGAGCAGCACCAGCAGCAGCGCGGCTTTGCCCACGGCGGCCTCATCGCCACCATGGCCGATTTGGTGGCCGGCTTTGCCGGCGTCACGCTCATTCCCGACGACCACAGCCTGGTGACTTCCGACCTGAAAATTTCTTACCTGCACCCCGGCGTGGGGCAGAAATTAAAAGCCATCGGTTGGGTGTTGAAAGCCGGGCGCCGCCTTCAGTTTTGCGAAGCAGAGGTGTGGTGCGACGACCTGCTCATTGCCAAAGCCAGCGGCACCATGGTGGTGATTGAACCACAGAGCTAG
- a CDS encoding NUDIX domain-containing protein has translation MNIFINDIPLVIKKLSEKVYKHKFDLVLNPDDDFTSKDLVGDVLVKDAGPLFIDRLLRLMEVKKLKKLKSLTMLVKKKKHVILHLKDQFKIAKAGGGLVVKGDQVLMIYRLGKWDLPKGKLKSDEDTAAGALREVEEETNIKLELGEKLPSTWHSYAYKGNKMLKKTNWYLMKCLDDSLMKPQTEEYIEEVRWMSPQEALAKLEDSYASIALVVRYYLSHMTGKQAKEASATGK, from the coding sequence ATGAATATTTTCATCAACGACATCCCGCTGGTCATCAAAAAACTCAGCGAGAAAGTGTACAAGCACAAGTTCGACCTAGTGCTCAATCCCGACGATGACTTCACGTCGAAAGACTTGGTGGGCGACGTGCTGGTGAAAGACGCCGGCCCGCTGTTCATCGACCGCCTCCTGCGCCTGATGGAGGTGAAAAAGCTCAAAAAGCTGAAGTCGCTGACCATGCTGGTCAAAAAGAAAAAGCACGTCATCCTGCACCTCAAAGACCAGTTCAAAATTGCCAAAGCCGGCGGCGGATTGGTGGTGAAAGGCGACCAGGTGCTCATGATTTACCGCCTCGGCAAGTGGGACCTGCCCAAGGGCAAGCTCAAAAGCGACGAGGACACGGCCGCCGGCGCCCTGCGCGAGGTGGAAGAAGAAACGAACATCAAGCTCGAACTGGGCGAAAAGCTGCCCAGCACCTGGCACAGCTATGCCTACAAGGGCAACAAGATGCTGAAAAAGACCAATTGGTACCTCATGAAGTGTCTCGACGACAGCCTCATGAAGCCCCAAACCGAGGAGTACATCGAGGAAGTGCGCTGGATGTCGCCGCAGGAAGCCCTGGCCAAGCTTGAAGATTCCTACGCTTCCATTGCGCTGGTGGTGCGGTATTATCTCAGCCATATGACTGGGAAACAAGCCAAAGAGGCCTCCGCCACCGGAAAATAG
- a CDS encoding metallophosphoesterase family protein, which translates to MTRIGLLSDTHGYFDERIAHHLRGCDEIWHAGDFGDARVVDELQALAPRFRGVYGNIDGTDVRRTQPLVQQFEVEGLRVLMTHIGGYPGHYAPAARPLLAEARPGLFITGHSHILRVMPDKKLGLLHLNPGAAGRHGFHQVRTLLRFGIEAGRVVELQAVELGKRAG; encoded by the coding sequence ATGACACGCATTGGCCTGCTTTCCGACACCCACGGCTACTTCGACGAGCGAATTGCGCATCATCTGCGCGGCTGCGACGAAATATGGCACGCCGGAGACTTTGGCGATGCCCGCGTGGTGGACGAACTGCAGGCCTTGGCGCCGCGCTTTCGGGGCGTGTACGGCAATATCGACGGCACGGACGTGCGCCGCACTCAACCCCTGGTGCAACAGTTTGAAGTCGAAGGCCTTCGGGTATTAATGACGCACATTGGCGGCTACCCGGGGCACTACGCGCCCGCCGCCCGGCCCCTGCTGGCCGAGGCACGGCCGGGCCTGTTCATCACCGGCCACTCCCACATTTTGCGCGTGATGCCGGATAAAAAGCTGGGCCTGCTGCACCTGAATCCGGGCGCGGCCGGGCGGCACGGCTTCCACCAGGTGCGCACGCTGCTGCGCTTCGGCATCGAGGCCGGCCGGGTGGTGGAGCTGCAGGCCGTGGAGCTGGGCAAGCGGGCCGGCTAG
- a CDS encoding AAA family ATPase — translation MLSLRTPSVRDYFPYEPTEDQAQLFTQLDAFLKDQLPGRKIFVLRGYAGTGKTTVVSALVQWLHKLQRKYTLMAPTGRAAKVMAGYAGVPASTIHKKIYRQTSGAPSERLNFQRQPNRTEQTLYIVDEASMISDEKAFGENGLLDDLMGFVFEKTSNKLLLIGDTAQLPPVGQLLSPALDPDLLAHRFRATVGSVELRQVMRQAQQSGILVNATELREELREEAPNIQLHTKGFRDIFKMGGDKLEDGLRWAYRNFGHENTTIICRSNRNANQYNQLIRRALFDAEEEIEGGDYLMVVRNNYFWLPKDSEIGFLANGDFLEIRKVIRREEMYGFHFAQAHVRLVDYPDEPEIEVKLLLDTLHTESPALPSDRNNALYMAVSEDYAHLKTKAERYKEMRKDPYLNALQVKFAYALTCHKAQGGQWQAVFVDHGFLKPDEPLAGEFARWLYTAITRASERLFLLNFQQKLISDPVEEE, via the coding sequence ATGCTCTCCCTCCGCACCCCCTCGGTCCGCGACTATTTCCCCTACGAACCCACCGAGGACCAGGCGCAGCTGTTCACGCAGCTCGACGCTTTTTTGAAAGACCAACTGCCGGGGCGCAAGATTTTTGTGTTGCGCGGCTACGCCGGCACCGGCAAAACCACCGTGGTAAGCGCCCTGGTGCAGTGGCTGCACAAGTTGCAGCGCAAGTACACGCTCATGGCACCCACCGGCCGCGCCGCCAAGGTGATGGCGGGCTACGCCGGCGTGCCGGCCAGCACCATTCACAAGAAAATCTACCGCCAAACGTCGGGCGCGCCTTCTGAGCGGCTCAACTTCCAGCGCCAGCCCAACCGGACGGAGCAAACGCTGTACATCGTGGACGAGGCCTCGATGATATCGGACGAGAAAGCGTTTGGCGAAAACGGTTTGCTCGATGATTTGATGGGCTTTGTGTTTGAGAAAACCAGCAACAAGCTGCTGCTCATCGGCGATACGGCGCAGCTGCCGCCCGTGGGCCAGCTCCTGAGCCCGGCCCTCGACCCCGATTTGCTGGCGCACCGCTTCCGGGCCACGGTGGGCAGCGTGGAGCTGCGCCAGGTGATGCGCCAGGCCCAGCAGTCGGGCATCTTGGTGAACGCCACGGAGCTGCGCGAGGAGCTGCGCGAGGAGGCCCCTAACATTCAGCTGCATACCAAGGGCTTTCGCGACATTTTTAAGATGGGCGGCGACAAGCTGGAGGACGGCCTGCGCTGGGCCTACCGCAACTTCGGGCACGAAAACACCACCATCATCTGCCGTTCCAACCGCAACGCCAACCAATATAACCAGCTCATTCGGCGGGCGTTGTTTGATGCGGAGGAGGAGATTGAGGGCGGCGACTACCTGATGGTGGTGCGCAACAACTACTTCTGGCTGCCCAAAGACTCCGAAATCGGCTTCCTGGCCAACGGCGACTTTCTGGAAATCCGCAAGGTCATCCGGCGGGAGGAGATGTACGGCTTCCACTTTGCGCAGGCCCACGTGCGCCTCGTGGACTATCCCGACGAGCCCGAAATCGAAGTTAAGCTGCTGCTCGACACCCTGCACACCGAAAGCCCGGCCCTGCCCTCCGACCGCAACAACGCCCTGTATATGGCCGTGAGCGAAGACTACGCCCACCTCAAAACCAAGGCCGAGCGCTACAAGGAAATGCGCAAAGACCCGTACCTGAACGCCTTGCAGGTGAAGTTTGCCTACGCCCTCACCTGCCACAAGGCGCAGGGCGGGCAGTGGCAGGCTGTGTTTGTCGACCACGGTTTTCTGAAACCCGACGAGCCGCTGGCGGGCGAGTTTGCGCGCTGGCTGTACACGGCCATCACGCGCGCCTCGGAGCGGCTTTTTTTGCTCAATTTCCAGCAAAAGCTCATCAGCGACCCCGTGGAGGAGGAATAG
- a CDS encoding DUF1573 domain-containing protein has product MKKTLLLALSLTAAALSAQAQAPAAKAGQTAGPAITFEESKYDFGSVVQGGTVDHTFKFKNTGTAPLIISNIGVSCGCTTPEWTKDPVAPGKTGTISAHFNSTGKMGMQNKVLTIESNATAGAATVSLVGEVKDPTVASNAAPAMKVEASGGASVRPEAKKVKEKAGDTKVKAKVK; this is encoded by the coding sequence ATGAAAAAAACCTTGCTCCTCGCCCTGAGCCTGACGGCTGCCGCCCTCTCGGCACAAGCCCAGGCGCCGGCCGCCAAAGCTGGCCAGACGGCCGGCCCCGCCATCACGTTCGAAGAGTCGAAATATGACTTCGGTTCTGTCGTGCAGGGCGGCACCGTGGACCACACCTTCAAGTTCAAGAACACCGGCACCGCGCCCCTCATCATCTCCAACATTGGCGTGAGCTGCGGCTGCACCACCCCGGAGTGGACCAAAGACCCCGTGGCTCCCGGCAAAACCGGCACCATCTCGGCCCACTTCAACTCGACCGGCAAAATGGGCATGCAGAACAAAGTGCTGACCATTGAGTCGAACGCCACCGCCGGTGCCGCCACCGTGTCGCTGGTAGGCGAAGTGAAAGACCCCACCGTGGCCTCGAACGCCGCTCCGGCCATGAAAGTAGAAGCCTCAGGCGGCGCCTCGGTGCGCCCCGAAGCCAAAAAAGTGAAAGAGAAAGCCGGCGACACCAAGGTGAAAGCCAAAGTGAAGTAA